ttaAGTGTATTTTAAACAAGCAACCCCCCCAACGGTCTTTTCTTGATGCGCTTGGTGGTTtgaatacatatattttttttcatttgtatacAGAGAAGCTGCTTTCGATGCAAAACGGGCCATTCTGATCGAACCGAGTTTCGTCAAGGTACTTTTTGTTCTTCCCCTGCAGTCGAACATCATTTTTTCTTTGTGCGACTAACGAGTTCCACCATTCCATTTCCAGGGCCACTACCGCTACTGCgaggctttgtttttgttgggcGAGGTGGAGTGGGCCTTAGTCAGAAACAGCGTTGCACAGGATATGATTTCCGACCCTGGTGGAGTCAAAGACCTCGAACAGCAACGCGACAGATTTAAGACCGCGCTTCGAGAATCAACTGGATGTAGCAAAGGTTCGCTTGACTTACGGTTTGCGAGCGCTGTGTCCGAAACTCACACTGGTGTTTTCCCGTTTCAGcggaacccccccaaaaaaaaaagagcacaatggataagcctaaaaaaaaacagaagccaaCGTAAGAGCAATGAGCATGTTGACCAAATTCAAAAACCATTAGCTGTAgatcatgttttatttttgttttgctttgctttgcctgTTCAATACACTTGAAAAAggagagtgattttttttttttttttttttcgaatcaaTCCTTCCCAGTAAAGCCGAGGACACTAACAAGTCGTCAGTTGTGGAGACGCAGCAGCTGTCGGGAAAAGGCAACAACACCACCAATGATAACGATAAGTGCAATGACGCATGCAAGGTACGTCAACGGCCTCAAGACACGCCCAAACATTCTTGTGACGCCAGTGTTGGAGTTCAAAGTGAAACTTACTTGTCATTCGTTTCTCGTGCTAGGCGACCACCGGAACGATGAGCAAGGGGAACCAAGCGGGTATGTTTGCGTTCCAATTTAGAGCTGAttccatgtgtgtgtgggggggttccTCTCCTATTTATTCATCTCGCGAGCTAGCTAAAGAGATCGCTAACTATCTAGCTATCCATTTTTTccccttgtgtttttttttgtctttttagaaCTTCTACAGAAATAACAGAAagctcatttattcattcattttagcAGATGATGTGAAGTGTTTcctctttggggggaaaagaaaGTGCCGTTCGATTGACTCTCTTTGTCTCCGCGGCAGTTAATGACAAGGCGGCTGCTGCCAAAGAGCCACCCAAAACTCAGAAGAAGAAACCCACGGCCAGTAAGGATGTAAGAATGAGCCTTACTATTTTTTTTACGCGTTCAAATATATTCCAAAGTGTGAGAAGGCTACAAGTATCCATCCCGGCAACGGGCAGCGGTTCACCATCGACGCAGTGTTGATTCTTGCTGTGTTGTTTTCCTGCTTTCAGCACGCACACGTGACGCCTGACCGAAACCAACTCGCCGAAGAATCGATGAGGCACGTGATGACGTCGGCCCATTCGTACCTGACCAGAGAGTGCTATTACAAAGCCGACACCTTCTTCACGCAGGCGTTGGGCCTGCTCGACTCCTTCACAGCGGACGAAAAGAAGGCACGACTGCACCGCAGACCACTTTGGATTGttatattgattgattggtttatttattgatttgtttttaatcacCAGAAACTTGGATTCTCTGCACTGGATACGCAGCTGGTGCTTTACGGCCGCGTGTCTGCCTTGATTGAAATTGGCAAACCTCAGGTAGCTCCTCACCTATTCATTATATCATGTTGACATGGAATGTGAAACCTCCAGCTCAGAATTTTTCTTCTTGGTTTTCATGGCTTCTGtagttaggtttttttttgtgctttaaaaggattttttttttttgtgcggcaGGAGCTGTCAGAAGCTCGCAAACTTCTGAAGAAGATCCAATCGTACGAGGAGAGGCTTTTCCAGTGTCTGGTTCGCTACGCCTACGGGAGAATTTACCTCAAGGAGAAAAAGTACAGTCACGGGAGTTTTGGCTCAGATTGATATCTCGAACGCTTCAACTCAAGTCGATCCTCCCATTCAGGTTTGCGACGGCGCTGGAACATTTTCAAGATTCTCTGCAGATGTTACGGAATCAGATAACGCCGGGTAAACTCACCTGGCCGCAAACCGACCAAATTGTCAAAGAGACCGAGACGGACTGTTTTAAAGTAAGACGACATCCGGGGCTCGCTTTTGGAAGCCGATTTGGATTCTGCCATCTCACGTTGCGCTTTGTCGCTTCAGGAACTTCTCGAGGAGTCCATCAACTGCTGCAAATTCCCTCCTCGGCCCGATGGCACCTGTCGGTTTAACGGCTGCCTTGGCCCTTCCGAAAATATATACATCACCGAGCCGGATTTTAAAGTaagtttccccccaaaaaaacaaaaaaaaaattccctctTTACGTCAATACATGGTCACACGTCACCCGCAGGGCTTTGTTGAGTTCAAGTGCAGCCAAAAGTGCCTCATCCAATACCACAACGCCTGCTGGAAAGCCTGCAAGCCTTCGTCCTTTGACAAGAGCCCGAAGGTAACAGCCCACCGCCACCGTTTGTTCCCTTTGCCTCCTCACCACGTCCTAATTTTGTGCCTGCTTTACAGCCGTGTTTGACTCCCGACTGTTCCGGTACAATCGACTCTGTCAAATTTATTGACGCAACGGGCCTGGTGAAACAAATATTGGCTACCGGCCGACGGGCAGAGAGTCCGAGAAAACCCAAAGTCAACCAGAAGCCTCCTGCGTGGTGAGGAGTCGCCCTCAAACTAATTGCGTGGGAAGTCAAACGGAAATAAactaggtctttttttttttttgcagtgtgaAGAAATCCAAGGAGAAGAACCAGTGTAAAAGtgagaataataaaaataataataagcagCAGATGTTGGAAAACAAGACCACCGCCGTCAGTGATGACATTTCGCAGCAAAAAAATAAGTCCGCCGTGCCGACTCAGCAGAACGGTAGGTACCACAATGCAGTCGGGTCCCAAAGGACGTGACGTGTCCGATCATTTATCACTTGGGATTCCCATTTCCAGCCTGGGTGCTGTACCAAGACAGAATCCTGGTGCAGGTCAGTCAGATGATGCAGCTGCTGCGCCAGGAGAAGGCCTTGGCCGCGTCGGACGTGAGCGCCTGCCTGAAGCCCTGGCTGGAGTTGGACTCGGCGCGGGGCAACCAGCTGGCTGCCAAGATGCTCAACTGGGAGCAAGAGCGTCTGGAGACCTTGGATCAGGCCATCGAGCTGCTCCTCCAGAGGAAGAATCGCGTTTGGGCGCGCATCTTCATCCATCTGCTGTCCAATACTTCCAATATCAacgcggagctcggccgctgggCGGGACGGCTCGACGACGCAGGTCAGAACTCGCTCATCGTTATCGTTCTTCCGCTGTCGTCGTGGGAACGTGTGTCTGAGCGCATTCCTGTAATGTCTTTCGAAGATCTCAAGGCCGCCAAGTCCTTTGTCGAACGCAACGCGGAGCACCTGGATGATGTGGACCTTGCCCCGCTGGTGACCTTTGCCCCTTTCAAGGAGATTATTTCCGAGTATTGCACCCAAGACTCCAACTTTTTTTCCCGCAACCTGACTAAACATATCAAAGAGGCTCCGCCGCACCAAATGAGACTTTTTATCTGGACTCTGGAGGAGCATAAGGACATCTATACCTCCTTTAATATTTTACTTGATGAGTATTTTGTTAATATGATTGGTACGTATTCACACCTCATTTTTAGATGTTTAGATGCATCATCATGTGACCTTCAACTCTGCAaatttccccccctcccctcccaggtGGACATTTTTCAGTTCTTAAGAAGTCCGGTAATCCAAATGTAAGCAACACAGGAGACATTCATGCTTCAAGGCAGCGACGAGCGCGTCACACTTTTCACAATCTCTTTTTCAGAGTTTTCCTGCGGGCGATAAGAGTCGTGggcgaaagaagaaaaaagatccAAAGGTGCGCTTACGCCCGGGGTCGCTCATACAATTTCAAAAGTCCCAACGTGTAATTTGTTGCTCTAAAACTATCTCGTCAGATTCTTCAAAATTTTTTCGGGAGTGAAAACGACGCAGCCGATGAGTGGGCGCAAGAAGATCCCATGTAAGTCGTGTCCGTCCGCTCGTGATGTCCAAATTTAAAATTGAATACTTGAATTTTCCTTAACAGATTTTTCCTGGACCCCGATGAGCCTTTTAGTATTCCCAACCACCTTCGGGCGCAAGTGGCCGACTTTGAGGAACAGTACAACGGCGCAGGACACGCGAGACAGTTTAGTCAAGTTTTGGACGACAGTCCAGATCCCGCCGTGGAGAATTTATACGAGTGAGTACATCTAGTTTGAGTCCTTCACCGTGGCGGCAAATCAAATGACCCCCTTCCGTTTGCCCTCGTAGCTACTTTGCCCAGATTTTCGAGGAGCACGGCCCCCTGCCGCCCGACGATCCCCTGCTTCACAGCGAGATGGCAAACTTCCCGCCCAAGGCTCAAGTCAAGATCCGACAGGCGGGCGGCGTTACGAGCTTCCTGCTGGAATCCACCCGCTTCGTCACCATCGGCCGCCGCGTGGGTTTGGACAAACACGCTGTGGCCCTGCGGCAGATCAACCGCCCGCAGTCTCCCCGCATAGTTTCACCTGGCCCAAATATAACTTTGAACGCGGCCAAAGACCCCAGCGACGGCTCGGACCACGACAATCTTTCCCCCGACGACTTTCGATCCCTGGATCTTTATACTTGCGAGGTGGACGAGTCCTGGGAACTGTGCTCCTATGGAAGTCATTTAAGTTCAACCCCACCAGAAGTCGATGTGAAGAAACATGCCGAGACACAGGTAAGATCCTTTAGATGATTACAGTCTGAAAATCATCATCTCCTTCATTTAGACGTGAAGCAAACACAAATGTTTTACCCTCAGACATATCAAGGAGTCAAGAAATGCGTTGCGGTGAACACGGAACCTCTGCGGCCTTACGAGGACATCCAGGTCAGTGCTTGCGTCGAAGTTCCTGTCCAGACGTCGCATCCTAACAACCGATCTTTCTCCAGGGTGGTATCAACAAAAGGATGGAGATAATTCAACGACTGCAGGCGGAGATGAGTAAAATGGAGGAAGACCGCAAAGCGGTGGATCTGGAGCACAAAGAAACCTTGGCGTCCTTGGAGAAAGACATCCAGGAGATCAGCACCAACATAAACGTGAGCCCCAGAACTTGAGCGTGAAGCCTTCGGATctgactcgtgtctcaaatgacTTCCCTGCCTCTTACTCCCCGTCAAGATTACGGACAAAGAgatgagcatgttccagcggaaGCTTGAAGAGGAGGTCAAGAAAGACCAGAAGGAGAAGAAAGCCAACCAGGAGACTCTGAAGGCCCTCAAGATGGAGACGGCAAAATTGGCGGAGGAGCGAGAGAGGTGTGtatggaaaaataaatcaaatgtggTCAATGTGGAAATGATGTTCTGATTTGCTCACGTGTAGTCTCACCAAGCAAATTCGAACTAACCAGGCCAGCTATGAAGACAAGTTTAACAAGTTCTTGGAGCTCAGGTGCGTCTTTCTTTCAGCACAATAAGACGACTTTGTGCGATGATAAtaatagcctttttttttttccaccatcttCAAGCCACCAGGCCGCGGCCGAGAGGATGAGTCTGGAAGATGAGATCAACCGCTGCAAAAAGTCCATCGCCGCGGCAACCAGAAGATCCCTCAGCGCCCAAGTAAGCTCTGAAAACTACTTTTGGAACTCGAGACTCGTTTTGAGAAACAACGTCCAAATATTTTGAGCGGCGGAACAATAGAGCACCACAGTCATCCATCCCAACTTTGCTCCATCAGTTGTCCAAGTTGGAGAGCAGCCGGGACCAGTATATGTACGGCCTTCACGCCCGGCTGGCTGACGCCAAGACTCTGCTGGCCAAGCTGGATGAACATGTGCCTTGGTAAGGAGCAGAGGAACCAGTCCCCTTTTAGACTCGGCCTCGACTTAACTCCAAGTTGTCCTCTGCCAGGTATCCCTCCCTGGACGCCAACAGACACAACGTGAGAGCCAAGGTCCAAGAGCTGGAGCAGAAAATCGCTGCTGCTGAGGTAGACAAATGAGATCAAATGCTCCACAAAAAGTCATCTCCTTCTTTTGTCAAAGTTCTTCTTGTATCTCCAGATTCTCTACAAGCAACAAGTGGAGCAAGTCAAAAGTGGCCAAAGAGTCCAAGACGTGCTCAGTCGTGACCGGGCCGATCTTCGAGTCTCTCCGGTAAGACTTCAAATAGCGTCGGCGGGCGATGTCAAAATAATCTTGACTCGGCTCACTTTGCTGAATTGTTTGCAGTTGTCTTCTGATCTTCACGCCTTGACCATCGTTGACACGCCGCCggtgcccgccgccgccgcctcggcAGCAGAGAACCCGACGAGACTCGCGCAAGCTGGAAATACGATGCTCGACAGGGCCGTGGACAGCCTAGGGGCCATCTTTCCCGAATATACCAGGTCACTAACAGAATGTTGATGCCTCGCCTTTttcttctgcttcagtgtcgttACGATTTCAACCACTAACATTAACCGACCTTTCGTCCCCCACCAAGGTCGGATTTCATGAAGTTTTTGAAGGACCTGCGCTCGGCCAATGGCGGCACTCTGGCCTGCTGGAACTTGCAAGAGGTGGTCAGTGGAGTCAGCCAGCTCATCCTGGACCAGAAGGTAGACCATGACAAAGACCAGCACTCGGCCTTGGTTTCATCACGCACTCACATTGGCCGTGTCCTCGCAGGAGGCCGTCGCATCCGGGGCCAGATCCAAGACCACCAGGCTTGGGGATGCGGCCACGCCCCCTTTGGTAGACCCACCTTCGGTCTGGCAAAAGTCAGTCTCCCAAACGCCAGTCAGCTCCAGTCCGGTAAGCCCAAATGCTGTCACTCCGCTTCGCCATTGCATTCTTTCAATATCCGCCATCTGCTCCAACGAGAAGCTCCGATCCGATGCTTTGTGTCTCGTGTGCGTGATTGCAGCTGAACTTGGAGGACGATTGCATCATCTGTCAGGAAGAAATGAGTCCACCTGACTGCTTGGTTTTGGAGTGCAGACACACCTTCCACAAAGAGGTGCTAAGTCAAATATTGAAATATGAGACCAAAAATGAAGCCAGAAGTCAGAAGAATAGTCTTGGTCAGTcccacatgtttttgtttttttttttctttgtgtccaGTGCATCACATCGTGGCTGAAGGAGAACACCACGTGTCCCACCTGCCGGCGGGACACGATGTTCGGCGACTTCCCTTTGCTGCCCGGTAGGAGGCGCCAAGCCCCATGATGTCATTCCTTTTTACTTATTTGTTCTCAGTTCTGATGAATAAAAGTTTTCCTTTTGAGGAGTACACACTAACACATTTTCTTGCAGAACTTTTATTGGCATTTTTCAgaagttcataaaaaaaaaaatctgaaaataggCGAATGAGCATTAATCTGGTATAAATAGAACTGACTTCCATTAGAGCCAATTGTTGAAATTCAAggttattttttacttttttcatcATCTAAAAATGCTCAgtacagtacaaaaaaaaatccatcattgGTGCCATTCCTGATTGacaaatatgaataaatattatCAATAGAAGCTGAGTACATGATACATGTGTagacagtggtaccttgacttacaaAGTGAACGCATTCCCTGACTCGGCACTCGAATCAGTTTCGATGCCAACGCTCAAGACACTAAGCGAAAAAACCAAAAACGTTACAAACGTGTCGGGCTACTCCAAAAGTAAAGGTACCGCTGTGCGTATGACCGATAATAGGCATGTTCAAAGTATGTACACTATATATACACACGTGTgcagtggagggggggggggctgactcCTAGAAGGAGGAGTGAGAAGTTGCGCAATATCGGTCACGTCGAACGAGAGCACAGCTTGGCCACGGATGAGAAGAAGCTGAGGCCCCTGGTGGCTTTGGGTTGTTCTCTGACGATTGCGAGTTGGGTTTGGAGGTGCTTGAAGACGGCTTCATCAAAAGACTCCTCGTCCAGCGTCACAGCCTCCACCAGTTTAGTGGGTGAGCCAAAGTGGACCAGGAGCTTCTTGACGACGGGCGTGATCACCTCCTCGAGGTTAGCCATCGTCTCGATGTTGTCGATGTGGTGCGGGCTGATCTCCTCCACGGCCCTGCACGACAGGTGCTCCACCGCCAGCATCAGGGAGTCCATCTTCAGAGACTGCTTGCATTTCCGTGGCAGGCGCTGGCCCAGCTGCGTGGTCAGGGTGTAGGCCAGGAGGCGAGTAAGCTTCACGTTGAAGGACGCCGTGCGTTCCCGCCTGGGAGAAAGTGTGGACGGTCCCGCCTCTTCCGCGGGTGTTCCGGAACGCTGTGACTTGGAAGCTGCGGAGGTACTGCTTCGGGTCCGGAGGATCCCTTTGCTCACTCGCTGGCTCTTCGGGGGCTCCCGGTCTTCTTCCGTGTTGAGGGCCGCGACGACCATCTGGTTGATCTCGCTGACGGCACCGGACACTTCGTCGGCGTACGTCTCCTCGCCTTGCGGCTCCGTCTCCATCCAGAGGAGCAGCTGCTGCAGGAACCTCCAGGCCGCGTCCTCCGTCATGGCGTACAAGACCTCCGGAGACAATTTCTGCCCGCCGTCCCAGTTCTTCTTCCCCCTCCGGCCCCACAGCACAGAGTCCATGAATGGCGTGTTGGAGCGGCTTGAAGGCACCTCGTAGACTTCGCTCTGACAGGACATGATGTACTCGTATAGGCGAGAGGAGAGATCTTGGGAGAAGCTCCGCAGCTTCTCGTCCATGTAGCGCTTCAGTTTGGTTGCGCGCACTTCTGAATCCATCTGGCCTAGGTCGTCGAACATCTTGGCCACCCTGTCCTTGATGGCCTCAAAGTCAAACGCGGGACTCTGCGACGGCCTGACGTGTAAGGTGCTGGATCTGAAAGCACCCCCCTTGGGGTCTTTGGGGGACTTTGTCGGATCTAACTTGAGGCACACGAGACACGCCTCTTGGTTTTTAAAGGCACGTTTGAGTCCTCCCAGCATTCGCGCAAACTGCAGGCGTGCGAACTTGAAGAAACGGAACCTGCGCACTTTGACGTGGCCGTCTGGGCTGGCTGTCTCCTGCGACTTGAAAAAATTCTTCACTTTGCTGGAGATGAGCTTCAGGTTTAGATTGAAGCGGGTCAGGTGGCTATCCGTGCGGTCTCCGGAGCCGCGAAAAGGTTCCTGGATGATGCTTTTGGTGATGTCCTTGGCGGCGATCAGAGCGCTCTCCTTGGCCTTTGGGTCggattgttgttgttggcacACCTGCATTTGGACGATATCGGAGTCTTGACTCACGGTCTCGATGTCCACCATGCTGCTGATTTGGGCGGGTGGGGGTGGTGGTGGAGATTCGGGCTGGGGTTTCTCGCCCTTATTGACCCGAGACCACTTTAAGAGGATTCTGCTCACGGCGTTGGTCATGTCGCCTGGTTTCATAGCGGAGCGGCCGCACAGAACCACGCACGGCGTACGCGCCCGAGCGAACACGTGTCTCAGATACTCCACCGCTTTCCGGAAGATGGAGGCCAGGTTGCCCACGCTGGACATGGTGCCGCGGATGAAGAGCGTGGGCTCCGAAGGCCACTCGTCTGTGTTTCGGGCCACGGACAAGGCCGAGGTCACCCGGTCCTTCACCTCCGACTCTACCAGCGAGGTGAGCTCCACCGCGCCCTCGTACTTCTGCGGCGGGAGGTCCAGGGCGGCGGCGAAAGTCTCGGTAATGCACTCGCTCAGCTTCGGACTGCACCGGTCGATGGCATTACTCACCTGCAGCGGTGATGGAGAACAACCAAGTGCAcgttgaaacaaacaaaaaaaaccccagacAACTATATCCTGCAGTCCAAACTTTTTCCACCTGTCCAGAACTCACCTGAGCCTGAGACGATTGGCCGCGCAGGTGCTCGCTGATGGCGGGCTGCAGTTGCCGCACTACCTCGGAGGAGATCCTCTGGATGACGTCACTGATCGTATCGGCGATGATGGCCTGGGTTTCCGAGTCGGGGGTCCCGGCCACCAGCAGAGCCCACTGGGCTGCGGAGATGAGATTGAAGCGGGACTTGACCAGTTCTAGGATGGCGTCCACCTTGAGTAAACGATCCGGCTCCATCTCGGGGTCGCTTCGGTCGGCAAAAGGTGACGTCACAGATTCGGATCCACTACATTTAGATCGCGTAAAACCATAAATACAACGCACGCAAACACAAGTGTTTCTGTCAAATGCCCCCCGGTGAAGTGTCGGCCTTGATCTTTGTACAAAAGGTGATGTTATCGGCGAACTCGCCACGTCTGGCTGTGGTCGCCCATGACCAGCCGTGACGTCATAGCGTGTAAGACTTTACCTCCTGTGTTGTAGTCCTCCTGTGTATCCTCAACTGCTCATTGAGGAGAAATATGTCACCTCTCTTATGAGCGTTGATCACATCCTTTAAAGTATTGTGTAACCAAAATAAAAACGATTGTCAACTTTTTCCAGAAGCTCTCAAAGTCGTATTGATCCTTTCTCCCCGCGGATACTCCTGATAATCTTAACGCCAATTAAACAAGCATCACGTGTATCCCAAAATGCCAACACAATATGGACGTTACCAatttaagaaagaaaaatcacaatgttgcaataaattaatatttttcAGTAAAATAGGCGTTCACTCCTTTTTTAGACCATATTTTTAATAACGCCAAAATGAAGGTATAAAATCAATTGTCCGTGACTTTCGAGAATCATGATACACGATCGAAAATTAATTTGGAAAGAATATGTAAATAAGGCGCTTGCcatgtcttttattttgaaacttgTACCGGAAAAGTGTCAGGATACTCATGTTGGTTTCCGCTACCATCCCGGAAGTAACCACTCAAGCGGTCTAAATTGGCCAAGTTGTCCAAGATGTACATTTTCTTTACATGAAACCACTGACTTGGCGTGTGACGACCGGAGATGAGCGTCACGTTGGACATACGACTGAAAAGGGCCAACAAAGTTTATCATGAGAGTGTAAGTATCTCGAACGTGAAGTGATGCTACCGGGTTCAGCTAACGTCTGGGTTCCGACTGACGTCATCGTCTCATGACTTTCTCGTTAGCTTTTTCTTTCCT
The nucleotide sequence above comes from Syngnathus scovelli strain Florida chromosome 15, RoL_Ssco_1.2, whole genome shotgun sequence. Encoded proteins:
- the ttc3 gene encoding E3 ubiquitin-protein ligase TTC3 — encoded protein: MTFDGDRKLVACGWECEEEEDGDFSSFDTSHIVHPGRPLSYHVKAFIAESWSKMSLCEISKSAYMMRLHTYWMPLLLDLDPMHDTFKWALRCGVLNPSDPTHVSKKILTKLETLEAILYALEMACCSKEGIFHLLFIAIRLREHLPEALEDAEVFLGDEGSPRNAFQGDKRLCYEVLSYMYVEFARFMADMVCNNSRREAWWRLRPSEHAVMESDSLKKGGNLLFQEEKYQQAVVEYSKAIKKNPQNHIAFGNRALCYTRSKQFLEAAFDAKRAILIEPSFVKGHYRYCEALFLLGEVEWALVRNSVAQDMISDPGGVKDLEQQRDRFKTALRESTGCSKAEPPQKKKSTMDKPKKKQKPTKAEDTNKSSVVETQQLSGKGNNTTNDNDKCNDACKATTGTMSKGNQAVNDKAAAAKEPPKTQKKKPTASKDHAHVTPDRNQLAEESMRHVMTSAHSYLTRECYYKADTFFTQALGLLDSFTADEKKKLGFSALDTQLVLYGRVSALIEIGKPQELSEARKLLKKIQSYEERLFQCLVRYAYGRIYLKEKKFATALEHFQDSLQMLRNQITPGKLTWPQTDQIVKETETDCFKELLEESINCCKFPPRPDGTCRFNGCLGPSENIYITEPDFKGFVEFKCSQKCLIQYHNACWKACKPSSFDKSPKPCLTPDCSGTIDSVKFIDATGLVKQILATGRRAESPRKPKVNQKPPACVKKSKEKNQCKSENNKNNNKQQMLENKTTAVSDDISQQKNKSAVPTQQNAWVLYQDRILVQVSQMMQLLRQEKALAASDVSACLKPWLELDSARGNQLAAKMLNWEQERLETLDQAIELLLQRKNRVWARIFIHLLSNTSNINAELGRWAGRLDDADLKAAKSFVERNAEHLDDVDLAPLVTFAPFKEIISEYCTQDSNFFSRNLTKHIKEAPPHQMRLFIWTLEEHKDIYTSFNILLDEYFVNMIGGHFSVLKKSGNPNSFPAGDKSRGRKKKKDPKILQNFFGSENDAADEWAQEDPIFFLDPDEPFSIPNHLRAQVADFEEQYNGAGHARQFSQVLDDSPDPAVENLYDYFAQIFEEHGPLPPDDPLLHSEMANFPPKAQVKIRQAGGVTSFLLESTRFVTIGRRVGLDKHAVALRQINRPQSPRIVSPGPNITLNAAKDPSDGSDHDNLSPDDFRSLDLYTCEVDESWELCSYGSHLSSTPPEVDVKKHAETQTYQGVKKCVAVNTEPLRPYEDIQGGINKRMEIIQRLQAEMSKMEEDRKAVDLEHKETLASLEKDIQEISTNINITDKEMSMFQRKLEEEVKKDQKEKKANQETLKALKMETAKLAEERESLTKQIRTNQASYEDKFNKFLELSHQAAAERMSLEDEINRCKKSIAAATRRSLSAQLSKLESSRDQYMYGLHARLADAKTLLAKLDEHVPWYPSLDANRHNVRAKVQELEQKIAAAEILYKQQVEQVKSGQRVQDVLSRDRADLRVSPLSSDLHALTIVDTPPVPAAAASAAENPTRLAQAGNTMLDRAVDSLGAIFPEYTRSDFMKFLKDLRSANGGTLACWNLQEVVSGVSQLILDQKEAVASGARSKTTRLGDAATPPLVDPPSVWQKSVSQTPVSSSPLNLEDDCIICQEEMSPPDCLVLECRHTFHKECITSWLKENTTCPTCRRDTMFGDFPLLPGRRRQAP
- the LOC125981887 gene encoding uncharacterized protein, which encodes MEPDRLLKVDAILELVKSRFNLISAAQWALLVAGTPDSETQAIIADTISDVIQRISSEVVRQLQPAISEHLRGQSSQAQVSNAIDRCSPKLSECITETFAAALDLPPQKYEGAVELTSLVESEVKDRVTSALSVARNTDEWPSEPTLFIRGTMSSVGNLASIFRKAVEYLRHVFARARTPCVVLCGRSAMKPGDMTNAVSRILLKWSRVNKGEKPQPESPPPPPPAQISSMVDIETVSQDSDIVQMQVCQQQQSDPKAKESALIAAKDITKSIIQEPFRGSGDRTDSHLTRFNLNLKLISSKVKNFFKSQETASPDGHVKVRRFRFFKFARLQFARMLGGLKRAFKNQEACLVCLKLDPTKSPKDPKGGAFRSSTLHVRPSQSPAFDFEAIKDRVAKMFDDLGQMDSEVRATKLKRYMDEKLRSFSQDLSSRLYEYIMSCQSEVYEVPSSRSNTPFMDSVLWGRRGKKNWDGGQKLSPEVLYAMTEDAAWRFLQQLLLWMETEPQGEETYADEVSGAVSEINQMVVAALNTEEDREPPKSQRVSKGILRTRSSTSAASKSQRSGTPAEEAGPSTLSPRRERTASFNVKLTRLLAYTLTTQLGQRLPRKCKQSLKMDSLMLAVEHLSCRAVEEISPHHIDNIETMANLEEVITPVVKKLLVHFGSPTKLVEAVTLDEESFDEAVFKHLQTQLAIVREQPKATRGLSFFSSVAKLCSRST